The following nucleotide sequence is from Triticum dicoccoides isolate Atlit2015 ecotype Zavitan chromosome 7B, WEW_v2.0, whole genome shotgun sequence.
tcactagctcgttccattgttccggagaacggagttttagtcatcttgctcaaaaggcacggttcgtaagcatcaaatgattcataaccaagtgattccaaaaatccatctttatggagtttcttcatgcgctttacaccgatatgacccaaacggcagtgccacaaataagttgcactatcattatcaactttgcatcttttggcatcaatattatgaatatgtgtattactacgatcgagatccaacaaactattttcattgggtgtatgaccatcgaaggttttattcatgtaaatagaacaataattattctttgactttaaatgaataagcgtatcgtaataaacatgatcaaatcatattcatgctcaatgcaaacgccaaataacatttattttggtttaacactaatcccgaaagtatagggagtgcgcgatgatgatcatatcaatcttggaaccacttccaacactcatcgtcacatccccttcaactagtctctgtttattctgtaactcatgtttcgagttactaatatttagcaaccgaacaagtatcaaatactcaggggctactataaacactagtaaagtacacatcaataacatgtatatcaaatatacccttgttcactttgccatccttcttatccaccaaatattcagggtattccgtttccagtgaccatttcctttgcagtgtaagcactcagtttcaggctttggtttagctttgggcttcttcgtgggagtgacaacttgcttgccattctacttgaagttcccttttctttcccttttcctttttcttgaaactagtggtcttgtcaatcatcaacacttgatgctctttcttgatttctaccttcgtcgatttcagcatcatgaagagctcgggaatcgttttcgtcatcccttgcattatagttcatcacgaagttctagtaacttggtgatggtgactagagaactctaccaatcactatcttatctggaagattaactcccacttgattcaagcgattgtagtatccagacaatctgagcacatgctcactagttgagcgattctcctccatcttttagctatagaactttgttggagacttcatatctctcaactcgggtatttgctgaaatattaacttcaattcctggaacatctcatatggtctatgacattcaaaaacgtctttgaagtcccgattctaagctgttaagcatggtgcactaaactatcaagtagtcatcacattgagctagccaaacgttcataacgtctgcatctgctcctgcaataggtctgtcacctagcggtgcatcaaggacataattcttctgtgcagcaatgaggataaacctcagatcacggaccaagtccgcatcattgctactaacatttttcaacttagttttctctaggaacacatataaaaacataggaaaGCAAAAACAtatggaagcaacaacgcgagctattgatctacaacataatttgcaaaatgctaccaggactaagttcatgataaatttaagttcaattaatcatattacttaagaactcccacttagatagacatccctctaatcctctaagtgattacgtgatccatatcaactacaccatgtctgatcgtcacgtgagatggagtagtttcaacagtgaacatcaatatgttgatcatatctactgtatgattcactctcgacctttcggtctccatgttccgaggccatatctgttatatgctaggctcgtcaagtttaacctgagtattccgcgtgtgcaactgttttgcacccgttgtatttgaacgtagagcctatcacacccgatcatcacgtggtgtctcagcacgaaaaactttcgcaacggtgcatactcagggagaacacttcttgataattagtgagagatcatcttaaaatgctatcgtcaaactaagcaaaataagatgtacaaaagataaacatcatatgcaatcaaaatatgtgacatgatatggccatgatcatcttgcgcctttgatctccatctctaaagtactgtcatgatctctatcgtcaccggcacgacaccatgatctccatcatcttgatatctatcaatgtgtcgtcacatggtcgtctcgtcaactattgctcttgcaactattgctatcgcatagcgataaagtaaagcaattatttggtgcttgcatcttatgcaataaagagacaaccataaggcttctgccagttgccgataacttcaacaaaacatgatcatctcatacaacaacttatatctcgtcacgtcttgaccatatcacatccaacatgccctgcaaaaacaagttagacgtcctctactttgttgttgcaaattttacgtggctgctacgggctgagcaagaaccgttcttacctacgcatcaaaaccacaacgatagttcgtcaagttagtgttgttttaaccttcgcaaggaccgggcgtagccacactcggttcaactaaagttggagaaacagacacccgctagtcacatgtgtgcgaagcacggcagtaaaaccagtcccgcgtaagcgtacgcgtaatgtcggtccgggccgcttcattcaacaatatcgctgaaccaaagtatgacatgctggtaagcagtatgacttgtatcgcccataactcacttgggttctactcgtgcatatgacatctacgcataaaaacaggctcggatgccactgttggggaacgtagtaatttcaaaaaaaattcctacgcacacgcaagatcatggtgatgcatagcaacgagaggggagagtgtgtccacgtaccctcgtagaccgaaagcggaagcgttatgacaacgcggttgatgtagtcgtacgtcttcagatccgaccgatccaagcaccgaacgtacgacacctccgtgttcagcacacgttcagctcgatgacgttccccgggctccaatccagcaaagcgtcagggatgagttccgtcagcacaacggcgtggtgacgatgatgatgttctaccggcgcagggcttcgcctaaactccgcgacgatatgaccgaggtggaatatggtggagggggcaccgcacacggctaaggaacaatccgtagatcaacttgtgtgttctaggggtgcccccctcccccgtatataaagggggagaggaggagggggccggccaaggggagaggcgcgccctaggggggggggcaatcctactccaagtaggtttggccccccttttcctattaggagtaggagagggaaggaagagaggggagggaagaaggaaagggggggccggcccccctcccaattcggattgggcttggggggggcgccccctcctttgctccttctccctcctttccactaaggcccaataaggcccatatacttacgggggggttccggtaacctcccggagctccggtatattcccaatctcatccggaacctttccggcatccaaatatatccgtccaatatatcaatctttatgtctcgaccatttcgagacttctcgttatgtccgtgatcacatccgggactctgaacaaacttcggtacatcaaaacttataaactcataataaaactgtcatcgtaatgttaagcgtgcggaccctacgggttcgagaactatgtagacatgacctagaactattctcggtcaataaccaatagtggaacctggatgtccatattggttcctacatattctacgaagatctttatcggtcaaaccgcataacaacatacgttgttccctttgtcatcggtatgttacttgcccgagattcgatcgtcggtatccaatacctagttcaatctcgttaccggcaagtctctttactcgttccataatacatcatttcataactagctcattagttacaatgcttgcaaggcttaagtgatgtgtattaccgagagggcccagagatacctctccgacaatcggagtgacaaaacctaatctcgaaatacgccaacccaacaagtacctttggagacacctgtagtactcctttataatcacccagttacgttgtgacgtttggtagcacccaaagtgttcctccggtaaacgggagttgcataatctcatagttacaggaacatgtataagtcatgaagaaagcaatagcaatatactaaacgatcaagtgctaggctaacggaatgggtcatgtcaatcacatcattctcctaatgatgtgatctcattaatcaaatgacaacacatgtctatggttaggaaacataaccatctttgattaatgagctagtcaagtagaggcatactagtgactatatgtttgtctatgtattcatacatgtatcatgtttccggttaatacaattctagcatgaataataaacatttatcatgatataaggaaatagataataactttattattgcctctagggcatatttccttcaattgcttCCTGCGTTTCCCCGTCAAAAAAAAGTGTAGCTCTCACAATTACCTCTATAATCTTGTAGTTGTGAGTGAAACATAGATCGGTACTAGTTCCATAGTAGAAATATTCCCATACATGGCGAATAATACTACAAACATGGAGGTTTATAAGCTTTCTACAGATTTTTTTCCCTAACAATAACTCCCCCCTGATTTTCCCCCTTAAACCAATCCTATATCAATTCTGATAACTTGGAGTTCATCGAGACTATGAATAATGGAGGACTGTAGGCAGGAGTGGCGGCGGCAATTTTGGATGATTGTTATTTCGTTGCTTCTGATTTTTCTATGTCCAAGtttgaacattgtaatagagaGGCAAATAAAGTAGCTCATGAACTTGTTTCGTTGGCTAGATTTTCTGATACTATTTGATTGGTTTGAGGAGCCATCGAATGAAATTGTACCCTTCCTCTTCAACAATGTATAAGTTATTTTGATTGAATAAAGTTAGTATGTCTTCAAAAAAAAAACCGCAAATTTGTGGGTCTGGACTGGGTCAATCTCACATAAACTCAACATGTCGCTTCTGCAACATACACAAGGAGGAAAGGGAAGCAAATGACATACCGAAGGATGGCAAAAGCGTCGACAGCTCATTGCTTCATGCGTTTCCCCGTCAAAAAAAGTGTAGCTCTCACAATTACCTCTTTGATCTTGTAGTTGCTAGTGAAACATAGATCGGTACCAGTTTCATAGGAGAAATATTCCCATACATGGCCAATAATACTACAAACATGGAGGTTTATAAGCTTTCTACAGTTTTTTTCCCTAacaataaccccccccccccccgattttCCCCTTAAAACCAATCCTATATCAATTCTGATAACTTGAAGTTCGTCGAGACTATGAATAATGGAGGACAGTCGGCAGGAGTGGCGGCGACAATTTTGGATGATTGTTATTTTGTTGCTTCTGATTTTTCTATGTCCAAGTTTGAACATTGTAATATAGAGGCAAATAAAGAAGCTCATGAACTTGCTTGGTTGGCTAGATTTTCTGATACTATTTGATTGGTTTGAGGAGCCATCGAATGAAATTGTACCCTTCCTCTTCAACAATGTATCAGTTATTTCGATTGAATAAAGTTAgtatgtttttttaaaaaaaacacaaGTTTGTGGGTCCAGACTGGGTCAATCTCACACAAACTCAACGTGTCGcttctgcaacacacacaaggaggAAAAGGAAGCAAATGACATACCGAAGGATGGCAAGGCGTCGACAGCTCATTGCTTCCTGCGTTTCCCCGTCAAAAAAAAGTGTAGCTCTCACAATTACCTCTTTGATCTTGTAGTTGCGAGTGAAACATTGATCGGTACCAGTTTCATAGGAGAAATATTTCCATACATGGCCAATAATACTACAAACATGGAGGTTTATAAGCTTTCTACAGATTTTTGTCCTAACAATGACTCCCCTCTGATTTTCCCCCTAAAANNNNNNNNNNNNNNNNNNNNNNNNNNNNNNNNNNNNNNNNNNNNNNNNNNNNNNNNNNNNNNNNNNNNNNNNNNNNNNNNNNNNNNNNNNNNNNNNNNNNNNNNNNNNNNNNNNNNNNNNNNNNNNNNNNNNNNNNNNNNNNNNNNNNNNNNNNNNNNNNNNNNNNNNNNNNNNNNNNNNNNNNNNNNNNNNNNNNNNNNNNNNNNNNNCTAAACTAAGGCCTGAATGAATCAACAATGATGCAAAGAGGTAAAAATGACAAGAAAATGACATTATGCGAACAAACAAGTCTCGATTTCTTCCAAACGTATGCACAACATGTGAAAACCGCGCAAAATCTGACAAGAAAATGACAGCAATAGAAATGAAACCCCTCTTGCCTCCCTCTTCCTCCCGGCCGGCAAAAACTTCAGACACCGCCTCTATTTACACACCATCAACAGGGCGGTCTTTCGCTCTTTGGCCGGGTAGAAGAAGAGCAGGGGGATGGACGCCTGATGCACAGGCAGTAACTTGTAAAACTAACATGGTGACGTCCTTCGTGAGTGCCCTGCACTTCAACGAATGGTCCTTCTTCTCTACTGTGCTGCCCTCGGTCAGGCGGAGGACAACGACAAGCGGCTGGACCACGCCAGCGGCGGTGATGCAGGCTGCTTGCGGTTGCGGGCGTGCGCCGCCTCCAGCTCAGAGGTGAGCATGTCGAACATGACCTGCACGTCCTGGTACCCGCAGGTCTGCACGTCCTCGTGGAGCTTCAGTATCCCGCCGCTGCCTGCATCACAGTGGGCAGATTCAGTTTCAGACAAGCTTTTTTACTTTACTTTTCTCTTCTTTTGAGACAAGTTTCAGATGTGTTCTTTGTTGAAAAAAATCTCTAACATAAGGTACATTGACGTCTCAGTTTCAATCAAACAATGCTACAAAAGTATTGATTGCTTTCTAGGCTCATAGCAACAGGAGCTTCTGCTCCATTCCCTACTGATGAAAAAGGCACCACAAGTTACTTCAGTCCATCCAAATGGACGGACAGACGCAAATAGAAGGCCTCTCCCATAAGAGATGGAAAAGGCCTACTGGTCCAGCAGGAAATCCGTACAAGGTATGAGAGATCGATCTGAGTGGTCCTAAAGCTTGCAAAAAGAAAAGATCTGATGGATGATCATTGAGGCCCCTTGGTGTTTGGAGCATACTACGAATTTTCCGACGTGTACATGTTTCATGTGAAGTTCCTGTAAAATCCTatggtttttttttttgagacaagtaAAATCCTATGGTTTGAAACACAGAAAGCCTCCACGAATCCCATACGAATTTAAGCTAGAATCCTGCAAACCATGCCATGCGTACCTCATCACACCACGCGATATTGAAATCGAGAAGTAAATGTTAGTACCACTGCCGCGGCTACACAACGAGATCCCGGAGAGCGAATTTACTGCACTTAATTCCGGAGATAATACTACCCAGCAGAACAAGCATCATCTCCTATTCTTTGGTCTGCATGTTGGGGATCTATTTACCAATTTTCTTCTAATAACAGAAGGGAAACTTTCGGCCTCTTCCACTCGACAATCCATATCACACATTGTTCACATCACAATCTATTCAAAATGATGTTTGGTGCAGTATAAAGACCAACAAACCAGCTTACAGAAAGAAGTGAAAATGTAGAATTACAGGTAAATTGTCATGTTTTTCTGTATAGTCGTAAATCTGGACTGTATTGTACTTCTGTTCACCAGATCTTCTTACCCACAGGTAAGCAAATTTTGATTTTCTTCTGAGTGCAGAAATTTCTCATCTTTTTTCTCTTTGTATCCCTTTAGGCGAACAACCAAATAAGGAATAGCCCTTGAACGAATACATATCATTACTAAGAGGGAAAGAAAAACAACTTTCCTATCGATGAACAAATAAAGGGGCC
It contains:
- the LOC119341719 gene encoding uncharacterized protein LOC119341719, with protein sequence MACWRKKVVFRARRAWAAVSGRLLRGSKSGSGGILKLHEDVQTCGYQDVQVMFDMLTSELEAAHARNRKQPASPPLAWSSRLSLSSA